The following coding sequences are from one Terriglobales bacterium window:
- a CDS encoding chemotaxis response regulator protein-glutamate methylesterase: protein MNNGSPKVRVLVIDDSALMRKLIPKILSRDPEIDVVGTAMDGNFGLKKIEELRPDVVTLDLEMPRMDGMETLRQLTRKHRLPVIVVSAHSVNGAAATFKALSLGAFDFVPKPFDASQARMDGISEQLTAKVKAAAHFGIPRNRLTVPEDFRPQKPVQRPSKAPTKVVAIGISTGGPNALQYLLSQLPGNFPGAIVVVQHMPEGFTDLFARRLHECCAIDVKEAHSGDVLLAGRALICPGNRHMRVKRMPLGDVVVLGDDDKVNGHRPSVDVLFRSVAHEFRVNAMGLLMTGMGEDGADALGEIKTAGGLTVAQDEHSCVVFGMPKAAIERGHATRVVSLEALANLLIRYCTPSKQPEQTEVGLEA, encoded by the coding sequence GTGAACAACGGCTCCCCCAAGGTTCGCGTTCTGGTAATTGACGACTCGGCCCTGATGCGAAAGCTGATCCCGAAGATCTTGTCGCGGGATCCCGAAATAGACGTAGTGGGTACGGCAATGGACGGCAACTTCGGCTTGAAAAAAATCGAAGAGCTACGGCCCGATGTGGTCACGCTCGATCTCGAAATGCCGCGCATGGACGGGATGGAGACGCTGCGTCAGCTCACGCGCAAGCACCGCCTGCCTGTGATTGTAGTGAGCGCCCATTCAGTGAACGGAGCAGCGGCTACCTTCAAAGCTCTGTCGCTGGGAGCCTTTGACTTCGTACCCAAGCCCTTTGACGCATCGCAGGCGCGCATGGATGGAATCTCCGAGCAGCTTACGGCCAAGGTGAAGGCCGCCGCCCATTTTGGAATTCCCCGCAACCGGCTCACTGTGCCCGAGGACTTTCGTCCGCAGAAGCCAGTTCAGCGACCCAGCAAGGCTCCGACCAAGGTTGTCGCGATTGGAATTTCTACCGGCGGACCGAATGCTCTTCAATATCTGCTGTCGCAACTACCCGGGAACTTTCCCGGAGCAATCGTCGTCGTACAGCACATGCCTGAAGGTTTTACCGACTTATTTGCTCGTCGCCTGCACGAGTGTTGCGCGATCGACGTAAAAGAAGCTCATTCCGGCGACGTACTCCTTGCCGGGCGAGCTCTGATTTGCCCCGGCAATCGTCATATGCGTGTGAAACGTATGCCACTGGGCGACGTGGTAGTGCTCGGAGATGACGACAAGGTCAACGGACACCGTCCGTCGGTGGATGTGCTCTTCCGCTCCGTTGCGCACGAATTTCGCGTCAATGCGATGGGTCTTCTCATGACCGGAATGGGAGAGGACGGCGCCGACGCGCTCGGAGAAATCAAAACTGCAGGCGGGCTCACGGTTGCACAAGACGAGCACTCCTGCGTCGTGTTTGGTATGCCCAAGGCTGCGATCGAACGCGGGCATGCTACGCGGGTGGTTTCGCTGGAGGCGCTCGCGAATCTCTTGATTCGCTACTGCACTCCCTCGAAGCAGCCCGAGCAGACAGAAGTTGGGTTGGAAGCATAA
- a CDS encoding chemotaxis protein CheA, with protein sequence MSLFPDERQSELKDLFFETAAELLQALNEEGLSLEQRTGDAELVREVRRTVHTLKGDSAACGFEELSSLAHDLEDVLTPQIAASSGGKLAEIVLAAADVFGSMLDAYRGSTPVPSAAPIREQIRQLVARPEPKNIVPYKLSGRFAWTEYEQIAIQRAAAQGQNIYNIAMAVDPNCPMKSAAMQLVKNVLCQLGEVLAAFPDSSIPPEHIDVMEFAVASSQASDVFTKKCRVPSVISDVLVEVVNGGTAIEQPSDPPLHEDSADVLGIADANSESGEVSTSASSQFTNVKLRVDAERIDAVLNLVGELVIGKSMLMQNLGEFEKRFTKDPLRARFADAMAFQARVLNDLQKSVMKIRMVPVEQLFRRFPRMLRDVAKACGKDVALQFSGEETDLDKSILDTLAEPLSHLVRNSIDHGIETPEHRVAAGKPAQGTIRLNAFNQGNQIVIECSDDGAGIDRYKLVSKAVEKGIITHDEGERISDGEALHLIFHPGLSTAAAVTAISGRGVGMDIVQNVIEQLKGTISIDSKPGVGTTFRLKVPLTLAIIKALMFRVSDRLYAIPLASVLEIARASAADVHRVDQHEVMQLRDQVLTLVRMGQLAKRGPLPVNKKIFVVVVAIADRKFGLIVDRLVGEEELVIKALDDHVVATEFVSGASILGDGSVVLILNLPAVVARLGKAPALMEAVTA encoded by the coding sequence TTGAGCTTGTTTCCTGATGAACGGCAATCCGAGCTGAAGGATCTCTTCTTTGAGACCGCCGCTGAGTTGTTGCAGGCGCTCAATGAAGAAGGACTGAGCCTCGAGCAGCGCACCGGCGACGCCGAACTCGTGCGCGAAGTGCGCCGTACCGTTCATACGCTCAAGGGTGACTCTGCGGCCTGCGGTTTCGAAGAGCTGAGCAGTCTGGCCCACGATCTGGAAGACGTGCTCACTCCGCAGATCGCCGCCAGCAGCGGTGGCAAGCTGGCGGAAATCGTTCTGGCGGCGGCAGATGTCTTCGGATCGATGCTGGATGCCTACCGCGGAAGCACCCCGGTGCCCTCTGCTGCTCCAATTCGGGAACAGATTCGCCAGCTCGTCGCTCGTCCCGAACCGAAAAACATCGTTCCTTACAAACTCAGCGGTCGCTTTGCCTGGACAGAATATGAGCAGATCGCCATCCAGCGAGCCGCGGCTCAAGGACAGAACATTTACAACATCGCTATGGCCGTCGATCCGAATTGTCCGATGAAGAGCGCCGCGATGCAGCTTGTAAAGAATGTTCTTTGCCAACTCGGAGAGGTACTCGCCGCGTTTCCCGATTCCTCGATTCCGCCTGAACACATCGATGTAATGGAGTTCGCGGTTGCCAGTTCTCAAGCGAGCGACGTATTTACAAAGAAGTGCCGCGTTCCGTCAGTCATCTCCGACGTTCTCGTCGAAGTAGTGAACGGCGGTACAGCCATCGAGCAACCGTCAGATCCTCCGCTGCACGAAGACTCTGCCGACGTGCTTGGCATCGCCGACGCGAACAGCGAGTCAGGCGAGGTCTCCACCAGCGCATCATCACAATTCACCAACGTTAAGTTGCGAGTCGATGCCGAGCGCATTGATGCGGTGCTGAACCTTGTGGGCGAACTCGTGATTGGGAAGTCGATGCTGATGCAGAACCTCGGCGAGTTCGAAAAACGCTTTACGAAAGATCCCTTAAGAGCCAGGTTCGCCGATGCCATGGCGTTTCAGGCCCGCGTTCTCAACGACCTGCAGAAGTCGGTCATGAAGATTCGCATGGTGCCGGTCGAGCAACTCTTCCGCCGCTTCCCTCGCATGCTGCGCGACGTAGCCAAGGCGTGCGGCAAAGACGTGGCGCTGCAGTTCTCCGGCGAAGAGACCGACTTGGATAAAAGCATTCTCGACACACTGGCCGAGCCGTTGTCGCACCTCGTACGCAACTCAATCGACCACGGAATCGAAACTCCCGAGCATCGCGTCGCAGCCGGCAAACCTGCGCAGGGCACGATTCGCTTGAACGCCTTTAATCAAGGCAACCAAATTGTCATCGAGTGCTCCGACGATGGCGCGGGCATTGATCGTTACAAGCTTGTAAGTAAAGCGGTCGAAAAAGGAATCATCACTCACGATGAAGGCGAGAGAATTTCCGATGGCGAGGCTCTGCATCTCATCTTCCACCCTGGATTGAGCACTGCGGCCGCAGTAACGGCGATTTCAGGCCGCGGCGTTGGCATGGACATTGTTCAAAATGTAATCGAGCAGTTGAAGGGAACGATCTCGATCGATTCGAAGCCTGGTGTGGGCACAACGTTCCGGCTGAAAGTTCCACTCACGCTGGCGATTATCAAGGCGCTGATGTTCCGCGTCTCCGATCGGCTATACGCCATTCCGCTGGCTTCTGTTCTTGAAATCGCGCGGGCCTCTGCTGCTGACGTGCATCGCGTCGATCAGCATGAGGTCATGCAGTTGCGCGACCAGGTGCTGACTCTAGTGCGCATGGGACAGCTTGCCAAGCGCGGGCCATTGCCAGTCAACAAGAAAATATTTGTGGTGGTTGTCGCCATCGCCGATCGCAAATTCGGCCTCATCGTTGACCGTCTCGTCGGTGAGGAAGAGTTGGTAATCAAAGCTTTGGACGATCATGTGGTCGCGACCGAGTTTGTAAGTGGCGCGTCGATTTTGGGAGACGGAAGTGTGGTCCTCATTCTGAATCTTCCGGCGGTAGTAGCGAGGCTCGGGAAAGCTCCGGCCCTGATGGAGGCAGTGACGGCGTGA
- a CDS encoding CheR family methyltransferase, producing MATISVPVVISDAELKLLQTLVYQECGMHFDDRRIHFLQDRLQRRLKACSLDSFYSYYRLLTSRDGKSELSSLLENLTVNETSFFRNRPQLDLFQKTILEEILHRKQSRRDWTLRCWSAGCSTGQEPYTMAMQIADALAYYYLRNPLPFEMPSPKPLIPPPWKVEILASDISYSALRTAQEASYSDLQMEPVDYGYRLRYFDKLGDRYVIKKSLKELVHFDFHNLKTEFLPQRNDVIFCRNVMIYFDEAEQKRLIDKFYRCLNPEGYLFVGHAESLFGLTDKFRMIHQNNGTAYQRIEATV from the coding sequence ATGGCCACTATCAGTGTTCCTGTCGTTATCAGCGACGCCGAACTCAAGCTCCTGCAGACGCTTGTTTACCAGGAATGCGGAATGCACTTCGACGACCGCCGCATACATTTTCTTCAGGATCGTCTGCAGCGCCGCCTGAAGGCCTGCAGTCTCGACAGCTTCTACAGCTACTACCGTCTGCTCACCAGTCGCGACGGGAAATCGGAACTAAGTTCTCTGCTCGAAAACCTCACTGTTAACGAGACTAGTTTCTTCCGCAATCGTCCGCAGCTCGACCTCTTCCAGAAGACCATTTTGGAAGAGATCCTGCACCGCAAGCAGTCGCGGCGCGACTGGACACTGCGCTGCTGGAGCGCCGGATGCTCCACAGGGCAAGAGCCATACACCATGGCTATGCAGATTGCCGACGCGCTGGCGTATTACTACCTTCGCAATCCTCTGCCATTCGAAATGCCGTCGCCAAAGCCGCTGATTCCGCCGCCGTGGAAGGTCGAGATCCTGGCTTCAGACATCAGCTACTCGGCACTGCGCACTGCGCAGGAAGCTTCTTACTCCGATTTGCAGATGGAGCCCGTCGACTATGGCTATCGTCTGCGTTATTTCGACAAACTCGGGGATCGTTACGTTATCAAGAAAAGCTTGAAGGAACTCGTGCATTTCGACTTTCACAATCTCAAAACCGAGTTTCTGCCGCAACGCAACGACGTAATTTTCTGTCGCAACGTGATGATCTACTTTGACGAAGCCGAGCAGAAGCGCCTGATCGACAAGTTTTATCGCTGTCTCAATCCCGAGGGGTATCTCTTCGTGGGTCACGCGGAGAGCCTGTTTGGACTGACAGACAAGTTCCGCATGATCCACCAGAACAACGGCACTGCCTATCAACGGATCGAGGCCACAGTTTGA
- a CDS encoding chemotaxis protein CheW, producing the protein MAKDLQLVGFRIGKETFGVPIGLVHEIVRVPDITAVPDAPDYVEGVINLRGKIISVIDLRKRFGEVQIESSRKNRILVAEIEKKLVGLIVDAASEVIRLPHGEIETPPEVFEENEVKYVTGVGKLNGRLVILIDLTKILQQGELRRLGDLAVEATA; encoded by the coding sequence ATGGCGAAAGACCTCCAACTCGTTGGTTTCCGCATCGGCAAAGAGACCTTCGGCGTTCCGATCGGTCTCGTGCACGAGATTGTTCGTGTACCCGACATTACCGCTGTGCCCGACGCTCCCGACTACGTAGAAGGCGTGATCAATCTTCGCGGAAAAATCATCTCCGTCATCGATTTGAGGAAGCGCTTCGGCGAAGTACAGATTGAGTCCAGCCGAAAGAATCGCATCCTGGTTGCCGAGATAGAGAAGAAGCTCGTGGGACTCATCGTCGACGCGGCTTCCGAAGTCATCCGTCTACCACACGGTGAAATCGAAACTCCCCCTGAAGTGTTCGAAGAAAACGAAGTCAAGTACGTGACCGGAGTAGGCAAGTTGAACGGGCGCCTCGTGATCCTGATCGACCTTACGAAGATTTTGCAGCAAGGCGAATTGCGACGGCTGGGAGATCTCGCCGTCGAAGCAACAGCCTGA
- a CDS encoding methyl-accepting chemotaxis protein, whose product MTIAKKLYLGFGGMIVLALVLSSIGLFGLWREGAAKRKTNRSFQVLRDTSTLQYLLSENQIHLNNYLLSGDSSEADKVLNGVTQLDEAIHRTEVKATTEEQIPLERLNEAVHDWTEHFARPLIEKRRQVDSGNGTVAELQIFYLQLNPGDWMKKVKEPIDQTIAATELDLQDQQLSDSTKGTITQWGFILAVVLAIGGGLYIAYRTALSISEPLVHLMMVAREIGESGDLDQKIDIDRKDEVGELSKTFNKMIAYLKEMASVSEAIAGGDLTLQVQPRSQSDTLGKAFSEMTIGLRQLVRSVRESASQVAGGSNEVASASDESAKINIQAASAIDEVTSTMHEMSINVQNMVKNTQTQASSVSETSASIDQMVASIQRVADTAKVLLDISQRSREEVHSGIQTMDKATDGLNRINTSIQNSSVIIGDLGARADNIGKIVEVIDDLAEQTNLLALNAAIEAARAGEHGLGFAVVADEVRKLAEKSAQSTREISDLIQSIQKEARKAVENMEKSRTIVNDGLSQGTDLNTALKKISNVVTEVYKFAQEIGAATNEQSNGSSQIARATTRLNEITHEINSSVEEQASGAQAVVRAMEKMRELIQRSTSGSTELAASADQMSKMSRTLLDAMDRFVLESLHPNANGHRGNVNGSAKDFSTSKRYSTSIN is encoded by the coding sequence ATGACAATCGCAAAAAAGCTTTACTTGGGATTCGGCGGCATGATCGTGCTCGCACTGGTCCTCTCCTCGATAGGTTTATTCGGGCTGTGGCGCGAGGGGGCGGCCAAACGCAAAACCAATCGTTCGTTCCAGGTGTTGCGCGACACTTCGACTCTCCAGTACTTGTTGAGCGAAAACCAGATTCACTTGAACAACTACTTGCTGAGTGGAGATTCCAGCGAAGCCGATAAAGTTCTGAACGGCGTCACTCAGCTTGACGAAGCTATCCACCGCACCGAGGTCAAAGCCACAACCGAAGAGCAGATTCCACTGGAAAGGCTCAACGAAGCGGTCCACGACTGGACTGAGCACTTCGCCCGTCCGCTGATCGAGAAACGCAGGCAGGTAGATTCCGGGAATGGAACCGTTGCTGAGCTGCAGATTTTCTATCTCCAGCTCAATCCCGGCGACTGGATGAAGAAGGTCAAGGAGCCGATCGACCAAACCATCGCCGCCACAGAACTGGACCTGCAGGACCAACAACTCTCCGACAGCACGAAGGGCACCATCACGCAATGGGGATTCATCCTGGCTGTCGTGCTTGCAATAGGCGGCGGGCTCTACATTGCCTACAGGACCGCACTCTCAATCAGTGAGCCACTCGTGCACCTGATGATGGTCGCTCGTGAAATTGGCGAATCCGGCGACCTGGATCAAAAGATCGACATCGACCGTAAAGATGAAGTCGGCGAACTCAGCAAGACCTTCAACAAGATGATCGCCTACCTCAAGGAGATGGCATCGGTCTCCGAAGCCATCGCCGGTGGAGACCTCACGCTTCAAGTCCAGCCTCGATCCCAGAGTGACACTCTTGGAAAGGCCTTCTCCGAGATGACGATCGGCTTGCGTCAACTCGTAAGGAGCGTTCGCGAGAGCGCATCGCAAGTTGCGGGCGGATCAAACGAAGTAGCCAGCGCTTCCGATGAATCGGCAAAGATCAACATTCAGGCTGCATCGGCCATCGATGAAGTCACCAGCACTATGCACGAGATGAGCATCAACGTGCAGAACATGGTGAAGAACACGCAGACTCAGGCTTCGAGCGTGAGCGAGACTTCGGCCTCCATCGACCAGATGGTCGCGTCCATTCAACGCGTCGCCGACACTGCGAAGGTGTTACTCGACATCTCGCAGCGTTCGCGCGAAGAAGTGCACAGCGGCATTCAGACCATGGACAAAGCCACCGATGGTCTAAACCGCATCAACACGTCGATTCAGAACTCGTCGGTTATCATCGGCGATCTCGGCGCCCGGGCAGACAACATCGGCAAGATCGTGGAAGTAATCGACGATCTTGCCGAGCAGACCAACCTTCTTGCTCTTAACGCTGCCATCGAGGCGGCCCGAGCCGGAGAACACGGACTCGGATTCGCCGTAGTTGCTGATGAAGTTCGCAAGCTGGCTGAAAAGTCCGCGCAGTCGACGCGCGAGATCTCCGATTTGATCCAGAGCATTCAGAAAGAAGCCCGCAAGGCCGTCGAGAACATGGAGAAGAGCCGGACGATCGTCAACGACGGGCTATCACAGGGGACAGATCTCAATACAGCGCTCAAGAAGATCTCGAACGTCGTAACTGAAGTCTATAAGTTCGCTCAGGAAATCGGCGCGGCGACCAATGAACAATCGAATGGCTCATCGCAGATTGCGCGTGCAACAACCCGACTTAACGAAATTACTCATGAGATTAATTCATCCGTAGAAGAGCAGGCATCGGGCGCCCAGGCGGTTGTGCGAGCGATGGAGAAGATGCGTGAACTGATCCAGCGTTCCACTTCGGGATCAACCGAACTAGCTGCTTCTGCGGACCAGATGTCCAAGATGTCGCGCACATTGCTCGATGCTATGGACCGTTTTGTTTTGGAATCCTTGCACCCAAATGCGAACGGGCATCGCGGCAATGTCAACGGAAGCGCGAAGGACTTCAGCACGTCAAAGCGCTACTCGACAAGCATCAACTAG
- a CDS encoding energy transducer TonB codes for MSNLFQRSLRHIALVSCVLGFTLVSHADDPARKVKTKVNPQYPELARRMNITGAVKLELLVAPNGQVKAVKTLGGHPLLIDAAQTAVKQWKYEPGPEGTEIVEIRFASKD; via the coding sequence GTGTCTAACCTCTTCCAAAGATCGTTGCGTCATATCGCCCTTGTTTCCTGTGTCTTGGGATTCACCCTGGTTTCCCACGCTGATGACCCAGCCAGAAAGGTCAAGACCAAGGTCAACCCGCAATATCCGGAGCTCGCCAGAAGAATGAACATTACGGGCGCAGTGAAGCTGGAGTTGCTCGTGGCTCCGAACGGCCAGGTAAAGGCAGTCAAGACCCTGGGCGGACATCCGCTCCTGATCGATGCCGCCCAGACTGCAGTCAAGCAATGGAAGTACGAACCCGGTCCGGAGGGGACGGAAATCGTGGAAATCCGTTTCGCCAGTAAGGATTGA
- a CDS encoding PAS domain S-box protein, which translates to MTYLSPTKPRDWESRETVACEVGSVEFLLRFVELLKARPGPKAIAQTIAEQTHTNFFPLPAAVISEEDGRLYLVGFASQDERADRIAVEEDLAKPHGALSEAVRKTLNGDRPGLHAVHPSGPRFRAVYSAPIRTSQSSAVLAVLLAADQVVEEAERTFVAALAQVGAIALAEKELSQLFMRVTRSSRQWAEMFDSISDFMLLHDQQQRIVRVNRSLSEKLGKHPAAVLGLPVRDLFGLSSSAPACPFCLNLRGHEFREEFREPKTGNTYLVSSSRLRGVAEESQQIVHVLKDVTVSRQAERLYRELFDNIQEGAYFSAPDGRLLEVNDALVRMLGYNSREELLNVTAQDLYVEPAHREMMARALNQFGRLRNHELALLRRDGSIIYVLANSFVVRDDAGQVLEYRGVLLDITEMKNVQSQLLREHDFNTQILNHTQSLIAVIDTAGLVSYANRRCCEVAGSEECDLVGSRLENIVLPTHRPVLRGAIECVLEGKAVNNLELPLARGRQIIGSFSVNLSPMRSPGGEVNSLVAVMTDITDVAILQAKLMHTEKMAAVGQLVSGVAHEVNNPLTAILGFADLLLENPELNNQVKDDLQVIVQESQRTREIVQNLLSFARQTPPEKQRVEVNQVLRRTIALRAYDMSSHGIELIEEFDSNLPEIVGDAHQLQQVFLNILNNACDAVRETERRGRIVVATGHSAGLVEIHFRDNGSGIRHPERIFDPFFTTKEVGKGTGLGLSICYGIVREHCGEIVCFNNRDSEGATFSIHLPFVQGQPTRPMAKAAVAH; encoded by the coding sequence ATGACATATCTTTCGCCTACAAAACCTCGCGATTGGGAGTCACGCGAGACAGTTGCCTGCGAGGTCGGCAGCGTGGAGTTTCTGCTGCGTTTTGTTGAGCTGCTGAAAGCTCGACCTGGCCCCAAGGCCATTGCTCAAACTATTGCGGAACAGACACATACAAACTTCTTCCCTTTGCCAGCCGCAGTGATTTCAGAGGAAGACGGAAGACTTTATCTGGTCGGATTTGCGTCTCAGGATGAGAGAGCTGACCGGATTGCTGTCGAGGAGGACTTAGCCAAGCCGCATGGGGCACTGAGTGAAGCTGTGCGCAAGACGCTCAACGGCGATCGGCCGGGACTTCATGCGGTCCATCCTTCCGGGCCGCGTTTCCGCGCTGTCTACAGCGCTCCAATTCGCACTTCTCAGTCAAGCGCGGTGCTGGCAGTTTTGCTTGCGGCTGACCAAGTCGTCGAAGAGGCCGAGCGCACCTTTGTTGCGGCTCTCGCCCAAGTTGGGGCAATAGCCTTGGCTGAAAAAGAGCTGTCGCAGTTGTTCATGCGTGTCACGCGGTCGAGCCGGCAGTGGGCGGAGATGTTCGATTCGATCTCCGATTTCATGTTGCTGCATGATCAGCAGCAAAGGATTGTCCGGGTCAATCGTTCCCTCTCAGAGAAGTTAGGTAAGCATCCTGCCGCAGTGCTTGGACTGCCGGTGCGTGACCTGTTTGGGCTGTCTTCTAGTGCGCCAGCGTGTCCCTTCTGTCTCAACCTTCGAGGCCACGAATTTCGCGAGGAATTCCGAGAGCCCAAGACGGGAAACACCTATCTGGTCTCCTCATCGCGTTTGCGCGGAGTCGCGGAAGAATCGCAGCAGATTGTGCACGTTCTCAAGGATGTCACTGTGAGCCGGCAGGCTGAACGACTGTATCGCGAACTGTTCGACAACATTCAGGAAGGCGCTTACTTCTCGGCTCCAGATGGCCGTTTACTTGAGGTGAATGATGCGCTGGTACGCATGCTCGGATACAACAGCCGGGAAGAGTTGCTGAATGTCACAGCGCAGGATCTGTACGTTGAACCCGCGCACCGGGAGATGATGGCGCGGGCGCTGAATCAATTTGGTCGTCTCAGGAATCACGAACTCGCCTTGCTGCGCCGGGATGGTTCGATCATTTACGTGCTGGCAAACAGCTTTGTCGTTCGCGACGATGCTGGTCAGGTCTTGGAGTACAGAGGTGTTCTTCTCGACATCACCGAGATGAAGAACGTGCAGTCGCAACTCTTGCGCGAGCACGACTTCAACACCCAGATCCTGAATCACACTCAGAGCCTGATCGCAGTGATCGATACTGCTGGCCTTGTCAGCTATGCCAATCGTCGCTGCTGTGAGGTGGCGGGCAGCGAAGAATGCGATCTCGTGGGCTCGCGTCTCGAAAATATTGTGTTGCCGACTCACCGGCCGGTGCTGCGTGGCGCGATCGAATGTGTTCTCGAAGGCAAAGCCGTAAATAATCTGGAGCTGCCACTCGCCAGAGGTCGGCAGATTATCGGCAGCTTCTCCGTAAACCTGAGCCCGATGCGGAGCCCAGGTGGGGAAGTGAACAGTCTGGTGGCGGTGATGACCGACATTACTGACGTCGCCATTCTCCAAGCCAAACTCATGCACACGGAAAAGATGGCCGCTGTAGGTCAACTTGTTTCCGGGGTGGCCCACGAAGTGAACAATCCTCTGACTGCCATTTTGGGATTTGCCGATTTACTTCTCGAGAACCCCGAGCTCAACAATCAAGTGAAAGATGATCTGCAAGTGATTGTGCAGGAATCACAACGCACGCGGGAGATTGTCCAGAATCTCTTAAGTTTCGCGCGCCAGACGCCGCCCGAAAAACAGCGGGTCGAGGTGAATCAAGTACTCCGGCGAACAATTGCACTCCGCGCCTACGACATGTCGAGTCACGGCATTGAGCTGATCGAGGAGTTCGATTCGAACCTGCCGGAGATCGTGGGGGATGCGCATCAACTGCAGCAGGTATTTCTCAACATTCTCAACAACGCTTGCGACGCGGTGCGTGAGACAGAACGTCGCGGGCGAATCGTTGTAGCAACGGGACACTCGGCGGGACTGGTCGAAATCCACTTTCGCGATAACGGAAGCGGCATCAGACATCCCGAGCGGATCTTTGATCCCTTCTTCACAACTAAGGAGGTTGGAAAGGGAACTGGGCTCGGATTGAGCATCTGCTACGGGATTGTGCGCGAGCATTGCGGAGAGATCGTCTGTTTCAATAACCGTGACTCTGAAGGCGCCACGTTCTCGATTCACCTCCCTTTTGTGCAGGGCCAACCGACCAGACCTATGGCGAAAGCTGCCGTGGCTCACTAG
- a CDS encoding response regulator: protein MSKLPLLVIEDETAVMSFLRAALERNGYQIVGASSGAEGLKLLATGSYMGVISDMRTPGGVTGADVHAWIRANRPELLHRILFITGDTVNQETMAILEKTGAPCIEKPFRVGQLLKSVEMLVARRGQQP, encoded by the coding sequence ATGAGCAAGCTTCCACTCCTAGTGATTGAAGACGAGACCGCCGTCATGTCGTTCCTGCGTGCCGCTTTGGAACGGAACGGCTATCAAATCGTCGGTGCTTCATCGGGAGCGGAGGGATTGAAGCTGCTCGCGACTGGAAGCTACATGGGAGTTATCAGCGATATGCGCACACCGGGCGGCGTCACTGGCGCAGATGTCCATGCCTGGATTCGCGCAAATCGTCCGGAATTGTTGCATCGAATCCTCTTCATTACCGGAGATACCGTAAATCAGGAGACTATGGCGATCCTCGAGAAGACAGGAGCTCCATGCATCGAGAAGCCATTTCGAGTTGGGCAACTGCTTAAGAGCGTAGAGATGCTGGTCGCGCGTAGAGGGCAACAGCCATGA